The Thiothrix subterranea genome has a segment encoding these proteins:
- a CDS encoding TSUP family transporter encodes MLLDFSISQTLLVCLLFVWAGFVRTGLGFGGAALGLPLMLFLNPDPLLWLPIIGTHLLFFSGLTLSQRLHNVDWAYLRHSAWYIIPPAIIGVFGLISLPTLWLNVFIYSVSLFYGIIWMLNRAIESHQAWVDKLLLILGGYVAGTSLTGAPLMVAVYMRHVSKEKLRDTLFVLWFVLVSIKMTTFIALDVEMNFMTALLLIPVAAIGHVLGLKAHHAITRNDITFKRWIGGGLAIVSVLGLLNL; translated from the coding sequence ATGCTGTTAGATTTTAGTATTTCCCAAACCTTGCTCGTGTGCCTGTTATTTGTATGGGCAGGCTTTGTACGTACCGGGCTGGGATTTGGCGGGGCAGCATTAGGCTTGCCGTTAATGTTATTTCTCAACCCTGACCCGTTGCTGTGGTTGCCAATTATTGGAACGCATCTGCTGTTTTTTTCCGGCCTGACCTTGAGCCAGCGTTTGCATAATGTCGATTGGGCGTATTTGCGGCACTCAGCTTGGTACATCATTCCACCCGCCATTATTGGTGTATTCGGCCTGATCAGCCTGCCAACCTTGTGGCTGAATGTGTTTATTTATTCGGTTAGCCTGTTCTACGGTATTATCTGGATGCTGAATCGTGCGATCGAAAGCCATCAAGCTTGGGTAGACAAACTTTTGCTCATATTGGGCGGCTACGTGGCAGGCACGTCACTCACGGGCGCACCGCTCATGGTCGCTGTGTATATGCGCCATGTAAGCAAGGAAAAATTACGCGATACCTTGTTTGTACTGTGGTTTGTATTGGTCAGTATCAAAATGACCACCTTCATCGCTTTGGACGTGGAGATGAATTTCATGACGGCACTGCTGTTAATTCCGGTCGCGGCAATTGGGCACGTATTAGGGTTGAAAGCGCATCATGCCATTACCCGCAATGACATCACCTTCAAGCGCTGGATCGGTGGCGGATTAGCGATTGTCAGTGTGCTTGGGTTGCTTAATCTTTAA
- a CDS encoding SGNH/GDSL hydrolase family protein, with protein sequence MFRKAAGLLASMVVWSMSTAIAAETSLKQNLMTAADTKASGEYAFSQCRALTGQTFDTTKSTKKALIVGDSYACDFLNSMQENGYLRDYQIALRFIPYDCQTVAGDAAPKYIAAKDRSLCATPERADSLERAKAQMQEADVVIFASRWKPEIAAALPQTLHTLGLQPRQRVVVVGSKFFGKISVRQYLRMPANDLKKLENEVDPSEAKAINAVLAKGLGKEVLFVDPHNLVCGDDTSCPLFTDDVNLISYDGRHLTKEGARYMGKVLFQHSALGQM encoded by the coding sequence ATGTTTCGCAAAGCAGCAGGGTTGCTTGCCAGCATGGTGGTGTGGTCTATGTCGACGGCGATAGCGGCGGAAACGTCGTTGAAACAGAATTTGATGACGGCGGCTGATACCAAAGCCAGTGGCGAATACGCTTTTTCCCAGTGCCGTGCGTTGACAGGGCAGACGTTTGACACGACTAAATCGACGAAAAAAGCGCTGATTGTGGGCGACAGTTATGCCTGCGATTTTCTGAACAGTATGCAGGAAAACGGGTATTTGCGTGATTACCAGATTGCGCTGCGTTTTATTCCGTATGACTGCCAAACCGTGGCGGGCGATGCAGCCCCTAAGTACATTGCCGCTAAAGATCGTAGCTTGTGTGCCACGCCAGAGCGAGCCGACAGTTTGGAGCGTGCGAAAGCGCAGATGCAAGAAGCCGATGTGGTGATTTTTGCATCCCGCTGGAAACCGGAGATTGCGGCGGCATTGCCACAGACCTTGCATACCTTGGGTTTGCAACCCCGGCAACGGGTAGTGGTGGTCGGCAGCAAGTTTTTCGGCAAAATTTCGGTGCGGCAATACTTGCGAATGCCTGCCAATGATTTGAAAAAGTTGGAAAATGAGGTAGACCCTAGCGAAGCAAAAGCCATCAATGCGGTGTTGGCGAAGGGCTTAGGCAAAGAGGTATTGTTTGTTGACCCGCACAATTTGGTGTGTGGCGATGATACGAGCTGCCCGTTGTTTACCGATGATGTGAATTTGATTTCGTATGACGGGCGGCATTTGACCAAGGAAGGGGCGCGTTACATGGGCAAAGTGTTGTTCCAACACTCGGCATTAGGGCAGATGTGA
- a CDS encoding methyltransferase regulatory domain-containing protein, translating to MVDFYDELAYETNPFPETHPGNLATLGRLFGIPTASPQQCRVLELGSATGGNLIPMAWHLPHSEFVGVELSGAQVAIGQRIVEQLPLQNIRLDVGDILEIDPAALGQFDYIIAHGVYSWVPAVVREKILAVARECLTPHGLAYISYNLLPGWRMRGSLRDLLLHATREVTGAAAKYRAAIAALERLQQALVGAEADSQRYVQKEITYLLGSHPSYLLHEYLAGENNAFLFSEFLADAQRHELQYVCETDLHTLFDTTLSGAAQAALGDIEDPLQHEQWMDFVRMRAFRKSVLCRADVTLERAVDVDVFTEFFYSADLRLKGKANLSNTKPVAFLTPDNTELTVTHPLSKAALLYLQEVHPYTPDFNELYAHAAERVRDAGGKQFANARSELVSEWFSLYSYRAVYGHLHPCLIKPEWSERPEVSALARLQAAEGWQSVASIRHQALSLDDFSSRLLQVLDGTHTVPELTQLLCEEVTGGALPIPGGKQAQTGGKGLEKEIAANVKHLLSVFARHGLLV from the coding sequence ATGGTCGATTTTTATGACGAACTTGCATACGAAACCAATCCTTTCCCCGAAACGCACCCCGGCAATCTGGCTACTTTAGGGCGTTTATTCGGGATTCCGACTGCCTCACCGCAACAATGCCGGGTATTGGAATTGGGTTCGGCAACCGGCGGTAATTTAATCCCGATGGCGTGGCATTTACCCCATAGCGAATTTGTAGGGGTGGAGTTATCGGGGGCGCAAGTGGCGATCGGGCAGCGCATTGTCGAGCAATTACCGCTGCAAAATATTCGTTTGGATGTCGGCGATATTTTGGAAATTGACCCTGCCGCGTTGGGGCAGTTTGATTACATCATTGCCCACGGTGTGTATTCCTGGGTCCCTGCGGTAGTCCGTGAAAAAATCTTGGCGGTGGCGCGTGAATGCTTGACACCGCACGGGCTGGCTTACATCAGTTATAATTTACTTCCCGGCTGGCGGATGCGGGGAAGTTTGCGTGATTTATTATTGCACGCGACCCGCGAGGTAACAGGTGCGGCGGCTAAATACCGTGCCGCGATTGCCGCTTTAGAGCGTTTGCAACAAGCCTTGGTGGGGGCGGAAGCTGACAGCCAGCGTTATGTGCAAAAAGAGATTACCTACCTGCTCGGTTCGCACCCCAGTTATTTGTTGCACGAATATTTGGCGGGCGAAAACAACGCTTTTTTATTTAGCGAATTCCTTGCTGATGCCCAGCGGCATGAATTGCAATACGTGTGTGAAACCGATTTGCACACCTTGTTCGACACTACGCTGAGCGGAGCCGCGCAAGCCGCTTTGGGGGATATTGAAGACCCGTTGCAGCACGAGCAATGGATGGATTTTGTGCGAATGCGGGCATTCCGCAAAAGTGTATTATGCCGTGCCGATGTGACATTGGAACGTGCAGTGGATGTGGATGTGTTCACCGAGTTTTTTTACAGCGCGGATTTACGGCTTAAAGGCAAAGCGAATCTGAGCAATACCAAGCCGGTGGCGTTTTTGACGCCAGACAATACTGAGCTGACAGTAACGCACCCTCTGAGCAAAGCCGCCTTGCTGTATTTGCAGGAAGTACACCCTTACACACCGGATTTCAACGAGTTATACGCCCATGCTGCTGAACGGGTACGTGATGCTGGCGGCAAACAATTTGCGAATGCTCGCAGCGAATTGGTCAGTGAGTGGTTCAGCTTGTACAGTTATCGTGCGGTGTATGGGCATTTACATCCCTGCTTAATCAAACCCGAATGGTCGGAACGCCCTGAAGTCAGCGCTTTGGCACGTTTGCAAGCGGCTGAAGGCTGGCAAAGTGTGGCGAGTATTCGCCATCAAGCCCTGAGTCTTGATGATTTTTCTAGCCGTTTATTGCAAGTGTTGGATGGCACGCACACTGTTCCCGAACTTACCCAACTTTTGTGTGAGGAAGTGACCGGAGGGGCGTTACCAATCCCCGGTGGTAAACAAGCACAAACTGGCGGTAAAGGCTTGGAAAAAGAAATTGCAGCGAATGTTAAGCACTTGCTGAGTGTATTTGCGCGGCATGGTCTGTTGGTTTAA
- the ndk gene encoding nucleoside-diphosphate kinase, translating into MAIEQTISIIKPDAVAKNVIGQIYSRFENAGLKIVAAKMVHLSQERAEGFYAVHKERPFFGDLVAFMTSGPVMVQVLEGENAVAKNRELMGATNPKNADTGTIRADFADSIDENAVHGSDSAENAAIEIAYFFGTDGLCPRTR; encoded by the coding sequence ATGGCGATCGAGCAAACCATTTCCATTATCAAACCTGACGCAGTGGCTAAAAACGTGATCGGTCAGATCTACAGCCGTTTTGAAAACGCTGGTCTGAAAATCGTTGCTGCAAAAATGGTTCACCTGAGCCAAGAACGCGCTGAAGGTTTCTATGCTGTACACAAAGAGCGCCCGTTCTTCGGTGATTTGGTGGCATTCATGACCTCTGGCCCTGTCATGGTGCAAGTGCTGGAAGGTGAAAATGCGGTTGCTAAAAACCGCGAATTGATGGGTGCAACTAACCCTAAGAATGCAGACACTGGTACAATCCGTGCAGACTTCGCTGATTCCATTGACGAAAATGCCGTTCACGGTTCTGACAGCGCAGAAAATGCCGCGATTGAAATCGCTTACTTCTTCGGTACAGACGGTCTGTGCCCACGCACTCGTTAA
- a CDS encoding DUF945 family protein — MKKLVTLLSVPVVLLVAWGGTTWYVGQQTETTLKQFIDQQNQASTQSGIKQELVSYEKSALGATAITKLIMDVPPLSGLGEIQFINEISNGPVFIGGGSPVQFGTARIHTQLDTAALDAEQREWLTTAFAGKAPLEGHTVIGFGGNTDYHFTTNPLKVDQDGTTAQMDSITLSGTSAPDMTGKISVQAGKIEVKDTTAQFTLPSMQLEGDMTGMIGGQALGTFDLKMPGVSILAEETTVPVSFDLAMQSDSGITDNELAFKIATQASNIQGVDDALSKLDFKLDLSGLDMAGAEELGKLQAELQSLQNQMLWSSEATETPEGQQKQQELMTQLTDTTGKVVETLFAKVLKTDKSRLHTTLLTESPKGKLNADVDLTYTGKAAPDMMALASYGPNDWAKLMKGKVTLDADKALLPPGSELMLTPLSEQGLLKLDGEKITSAIELAGENVTLNGKQMPFADFVAMLAPPGMDQGMMEEGGDPNMGIPEDLMKKIEAEGLTPEIIQLLEESDDVPKETIEIMKQLQQMQQQMGAEEAPATEAAPAADANKE; from the coding sequence ATGAAAAAGTTAGTTACACTGCTGTCTGTTCCCGTTGTTTTGCTGGTCGCGTGGGGCGGTACTACTTGGTATGTCGGTCAACAGACTGAAACCACCTTGAAACAGTTTATCGACCAACAAAATCAAGCGTCCACACAAAGCGGCATCAAACAAGAACTGGTTAGCTATGAAAAAAGCGCTTTGGGCGCTACCGCGATTACCAAGCTGATTATGGATGTGCCACCCTTGAGTGGTTTGGGTGAAATCCAATTCATCAATGAAATTAGCAATGGCCCGGTGTTTATCGGTGGTGGCAGCCCAGTGCAGTTCGGCACGGCGCGAATCCACACCCAACTGGATACAGCGGCGTTGGATGCTGAGCAGCGTGAATGGTTAACCACGGCATTTGCGGGTAAAGCGCCGTTAGAAGGCCACACCGTGATTGGTTTTGGTGGCAATACGGATTACCACTTCACCACGAATCCGCTGAAAGTCGATCAGGACGGCACGACCGCACAAATGGATAGCATTACCTTGTCTGGCACTTCAGCGCCGGATATGACGGGTAAGATTTCAGTGCAAGCGGGCAAAATTGAAGTTAAAGATACCACGGCGCAATTCACCCTGCCTTCCATGCAATTAGAAGGCGACATGACCGGCATGATTGGCGGGCAAGCCTTGGGAACGTTCGATCTCAAAATGCCGGGCGTGAGCATTTTAGCGGAAGAGACGACCGTGCCAGTCAGCTTTGATTTGGCGATGCAGTCCGACAGCGGTATCACTGACAATGAATTAGCCTTTAAAATCGCCACGCAAGCCAGCAATATTCAAGGCGTAGACGACGCGCTCAGCAAGTTGGATTTCAAACTTGATCTCAGCGGCTTGGATATGGCTGGTGCAGAGGAACTGGGCAAGCTACAAGCCGAATTGCAAAGCCTCCAGAACCAAATGCTGTGGAGCAGCGAAGCCACCGAAACCCCAGAAGGCCAGCAAAAACAGCAGGAGTTGATGACGCAATTGACCGATACCACCGGTAAAGTCGTCGAAACCTTGTTTGCTAAAGTGCTGAAAACCGACAAAAGCCGCTTGCATACCACGCTCTTGACCGAAAGCCCCAAGGGTAAGCTGAATGCTGATGTGGATTTGACCTACACGGGTAAAGCAGCCCCGGATATGATGGCGCTTGCCAGTTATGGCCCCAATGACTGGGCAAAACTCATGAAAGGCAAAGTAACCTTGGATGCCGATAAAGCCTTACTGCCTCCCGGTTCTGAGCTGATGTTGACTCCGCTCAGTGAACAGGGTTTGCTGAAGTTGGACGGCGAGAAAATTACCAGTGCCATCGAGCTGGCGGGTGAAAATGTTACCCTGAATGGCAAACAGATGCCGTTTGCTGATTTTGTGGCTATGCTGGCTCCGCCGGGCATGGATCAAGGCATGATGGAAGAGGGTGGCGACCCGAATATGGGCATTCCTGAAGATTTGATGAAAAAGATCGAGGCAGAAGGCTTGACCCCTGAAATCATCCAGTTACTGGAAGAAAGCGATGATGTGCCGAAGGAAACCATCGAGATAATGAAACAATTGCAGCAAATGCAGCAGCAAATGGGTGCTGAGGAAGCACCTGCGACTGAAGCAGCACCCGCCGCAGACGCTAACAAGGAGTAG
- the rlmN gene encoding 23S rRNA (adenine(2503)-C(2))-methyltransferase RlmN, protein MSDTVKKVNLLDFSHEGLKAYFTSIGEKPFRATQIIKWLHQLNVDSVDQMTNISKPLRQFLTDNAVIRAPEIVMDQQSADGTHKWLLRLDDGNAIETVFIPEDDRGTLCISSQVGCALDCTFCSTARQGFNRNLTTAEIIGQLWVAKRTLQADPKGARVVSNVVMMGMGEPLLNFDNVINALRLMMDDNAYGLSKRRVTLSTSGVLPALDRLADTLDVSLAVSLHAPNDTLRDQLVPLNRKYPIKDLLAMCRQFLERKTTERNHITWEYVMLDGINDSDANAHELAKILKGIPSKINLIPFNPFPETRYKRSSNNRIHRFRDILTEAGYTVITRKTRGEDIDAACGQLAGQVNDKSRREIHFARIERS, encoded by the coding sequence GTGTCTGACACTGTTAAGAAAGTCAATCTGCTGGATTTTAGCCATGAAGGGCTGAAAGCGTATTTCACCTCCATCGGTGAAAAGCCGTTTCGTGCCACCCAAATCATCAAATGGCTGCACCAGCTTAATGTCGACAGTGTTGACCAGATGACCAATATCAGCAAACCGCTGCGCCAATTTTTAACGGATAATGCCGTGATTCGCGCCCCGGAAATTGTAATGGATCAGCAATCCGCCGATGGCACCCACAAGTGGTTGCTGCGGCTGGACGATGGCAATGCCATTGAAACCGTGTTCATCCCCGAAGACGATCGCGGCACGCTGTGCATTTCCTCGCAAGTCGGCTGTGCGCTGGATTGCACCTTCTGCTCCACCGCTCGCCAAGGTTTCAACCGCAATTTAACGACGGCAGAAATCATCGGGCAATTATGGGTCGCCAAACGCACCTTGCAAGCTGACCCCAAAGGCGCTCGCGTCGTCAGCAACGTGGTGATGATGGGCATGGGCGAACCTTTGCTGAATTTCGATAACGTCATCAATGCCTTACGCTTGATGATGGATGATAATGCTTACGGTCTGAGCAAACGCCGCGTTACCCTCAGCACCTCTGGCGTATTGCCTGCGTTGGATCGTTTAGCCGATACGCTGGATGTTTCGCTTGCCGTTTCCTTGCACGCACCGAATGACACATTGCGTGACCAACTCGTGCCATTGAACCGCAAATACCCGATCAAGGACTTGCTCGCCATGTGCCGCCAGTTCTTGGAGAGAAAGACCACCGAACGCAATCACATTACGTGGGAATACGTGATGCTGGATGGCATCAACGATAGCGATGCCAACGCCCACGAACTCGCCAAAATACTGAAAGGCATTCCCTCGAAAATCAACCTGATTCCGTTCAACCCGTTTCCCGAAACGCGCTATAAACGTTCTAGTAACAATCGCATACACCGTTTCCGTGATATTCTGACCGAAGCAGGTTATACTGTCATCACCAGAAAAACACGGGGCGAGGATATTGATGCTGCTTGCGGGCAACTTGCAGGTCAGGTCAATGACAAAAGTCGCCGAGAGATACATTTCGCACGCATCGAACGGTCATAA
- a CDS encoding ATP-binding cassette domain-containing protein encodes MIPLLSIQQLQLCFNTPDGVIEAVRGVDLQLMAGETLAVVGESGAGKSQLFHAVMGLLPHNAQTRGSVQFSGTELLNQPPLVLNQYRGKRMAMIFQDPMTALNPLLTIGRQLTEVLEVHQGMSAKAAQQQALTMLDQVRIPDARRRLHSYPHELSGGMRQRVMIAMALLCEPELLIADEPTTALDVTVQSEILALLRDIRAQRQMALVLITHDLPLAGGVCDRIAVMRHGEVVETGAVNLMFDHPQHLYTRELLLASRY; translated from the coding sequence GTGATACCTCTGTTATCCATTCAGCAATTACAGCTTTGTTTTAACACCCCCGACGGCGTGATCGAAGCCGTGCGCGGCGTGGATTTGCAACTCATGGCGGGCGAAACCCTCGCGGTAGTCGGCGAGTCCGGTGCTGGCAAAAGCCAACTGTTTCACGCCGTCATGGGCTTACTGCCACACAATGCCCAAACCCGTGGCAGCGTGCAATTTTCGGGTACAGAATTGCTGAATCAGCCGCCGCTTGTGCTCAATCAATACCGTGGCAAACGCATGGCAATGATTTTCCAAGACCCGATGACGGCGTTAAATCCGCTACTGACCATCGGACGGCAACTCACCGAAGTGCTGGAAGTCCATCAAGGCATGAGCGCGAAAGCAGCACAACAGCAGGCCCTGACCATGCTCGACCAAGTGCGTATCCCCGATGCCCGCCGCCGCTTACACAGTTACCCGCACGAACTTTCTGGCGGAATGCGCCAACGGGTAATGATTGCAATGGCATTGCTATGCGAACCCGAATTGCTGATTGCTGACGAACCCACCACCGCTTTGGATGTCACGGTACAGTCCGAAATTCTCGCACTGTTGCGGGACATTCGCGCCCAGCGGCAAATGGCACTGGTGTTGATTACCCACGATTTACCCTTGGCGGGTGGGGTGTGTGACCGCATCGCCGTCATGCGTCACGGTGAAGTGGTGGAAACCGGGGCCGTAAACCTTATGTTTGATCACCCGCAACACCTTTATACCCGTGAATTATTGCTTGCTTCCCGATACTGA
- a CDS encoding leucyl aminopeptidase family protein codes for MFTHEKPAHSVAIHPLLPTTWEAFSASLPEAERQWAKLHDFKANAGQLCLIPDGQGGISKVLVGYSADAGVRWALAALPNKLPGGHYHLACDWSAEAQLQASIGWGLGYYRFEYYTKPDNKARPVLFVENQQARAKAFVQAVALVRDLVNQPANHMMPEHLSAAAQELARAFDADFSEIVGDALLAKNYPAIHAVGRASAHAPRLLTLQWGNSEHPAVTLVGKGVCFDTGGLDIKPSQYMRLMKKDMGGAAHVLGLARLIMQLQLPVQLRVLIPAVDNAIGGDAFRPGDILATRAGKSVEVDNTDAEGRLVLCDALADAVSHKPDLLLDFATLTGAARVALGTEIPVFFSNNQALTAKLQAVAADAEELIWNLPLHRPYFDQLKSGCADFTNSGGSYGGAITAALFLNEFVPESTPWAHFDVMAWNTRERAGRPVGGEAMGLFAVYHYLEAVYRGD; via the coding sequence ATGTTTACACACGAAAAACCGGCACATTCGGTGGCGATTCATCCGTTATTGCCGACAACGTGGGAGGCGTTTAGCGCCTCTCTGCCTGAGGCGGAACGGCAATGGGCAAAATTGCATGATTTTAAGGCGAATGCAGGGCAACTGTGCTTGATTCCAGACGGGCAGGGTGGCATTAGTAAAGTGCTGGTGGGCTATAGCGCCGACGCTGGAGTACGTTGGGCGTTGGCGGCATTGCCGAACAAATTGCCAGGCGGACATTACCATCTGGCGTGCGATTGGTCGGCAGAGGCGCAGTTACAAGCGAGCATTGGCTGGGGTTTAGGCTATTACCGCTTTGAGTATTACACCAAGCCGGATAATAAAGCCCGCCCGGTGTTATTCGTGGAAAATCAGCAAGCGCGTGCCAAAGCCTTTGTGCAAGCGGTGGCATTGGTACGGGATTTGGTGAATCAACCCGCGAATCACATGATGCCGGAGCATTTATCTGCCGCTGCGCAGGAATTGGCACGTGCGTTTGATGCCGATTTCAGCGAAATTGTGGGCGATGCGTTGCTGGCGAAGAATTACCCCGCTATCCATGCGGTGGGGCGTGCCAGTGCTCATGCGCCGCGTTTGCTGACTTTGCAATGGGGTAATTCTGAGCATCCGGCGGTGACGTTGGTGGGCAAGGGCGTGTGTTTTGATACCGGCGGTTTGGACATTAAACCGTCGCAATACATGCGTTTGATGAAGAAAGATATGGGTGGCGCGGCGCATGTGCTGGGCTTGGCGCGATTGATTATGCAGTTGCAGCTTCCGGTGCAGTTACGGGTGCTGATTCCGGCGGTTGACAATGCGATTGGCGGGGATGCGTTTCGCCCCGGCGACATTTTGGCAACCCGCGCGGGTAAATCGGTGGAAGTGGATAATACCGATGCCGAGGGGCGTTTGGTGTTGTGTGATGCATTGGCGGATGCGGTGAGTCACAAGCCGGATTTGCTGTTGGATTTTGCGACGTTAACCGGCGCAGCACGGGTGGCGTTGGGGACAGAAATCCCCGTGTTTTTCAGCAATAACCAAGCATTGACCGCTAAACTGCAAGCGGTAGCGGCGGATGCGGAAGAATTGATTTGGAATCTGCCGTTGCATCGCCCGTATTTCGATCAGTTGAAAAGTGGCTGTGCCGATTTTACCAACAGCGGCGGGAGCTATGGCGGTGCAATTACAGCGGCATTATTCCTGAATGAATTTGTGCCGGAGTCCACACCTTGGGCGCATTTTGATGTGATGGCCTGGAATACCCGTGAACGCGCCGGTCGTCCGGTGGGTGGGGAGGCGATGGGCTTATTTGCCGTTTATCACTATTTAGAAGCCGTTTATCGCGGCGATTGA
- the murJ gene encoding murein biosynthesis integral membrane protein MurJ: MSRLLRSGAVISAMTMISRVLGLLRDMIVARYFPVDGATDAFYVAFRIPNLLRRLFAEGAFSLAFVPVLSEYKEKRGQAELKDLIDHVAGYLALILLVITVIGVVAAPVVMWVFAPGFASKPSARPDLAVEMLRITFPYILFISLTAFVSGILNTFHRFAIPALTPALLNVVMIAAAVWGAPYFDEPILALAWGVFFAGLAQLVFQLPTLTRLGLLPRFRLRKAHEGVSRIMTLMIPTLFGSSVAQLNLLINTLLASFLAVGSISWLYYSDRFVELPLAIVGVALGTVILPKLSSDHAKADASQFQQTMDWALRLGVLISLPATLGLVLLAKPILATVMMHGEFAWRDVQMSSLSLMTYAVGLSGFILVKVLAPGFYSRQDTKTPVKIGMIAIGANMALNVLIVLPWYFSGIAGAHAGLALATALAGYVNAGLLFYHLRKQQIFQPTKGWRVFLLKIGAACLAMTALVWLASPADAWWQTASTWSRIGWLTGLIALALSSYFMALRLLGMPFRQMLGR; encoded by the coding sequence ATGAGCCGTTTGTTGCGTTCCGGTGCTGTGATCAGCGCCATGACCATGATTTCCCGCGTGTTGGGCTTGCTGCGCGATATGATTGTTGCGCGTTATTTTCCGGTGGATGGCGCAACCGATGCGTTTTATGTGGCATTTCGCATCCCTAATTTGTTGCGGCGTTTGTTTGCAGAAGGGGCGTTTTCGTTAGCTTTTGTGCCGGTGTTGTCGGAATACAAGGAAAAGCGTGGTCAGGCAGAACTCAAGGATTTGATTGATCATGTGGCGGGTTATCTGGCGCTGATTTTGCTGGTGATTACGGTCATCGGTGTGGTGGCAGCACCTGTGGTGATGTGGGTGTTTGCACCGGGGTTTGCCAGCAAACCGAGTGCGCGACCGGATTTAGCCGTGGAAATGTTGCGGATTACCTTTCCCTACATTTTATTTATTTCGCTGACAGCGTTTGTCAGTGGGATTTTGAATACATTTCATCGGTTTGCGATTCCGGCTTTAACGCCTGCTTTATTGAATGTGGTGATGATTGCGGCGGCGGTGTGGGGTGCGCCGTACTTTGACGAACCAATTTTGGCATTGGCGTGGGGGGTGTTTTTCGCGGGGTTGGCGCAATTGGTGTTTCAGTTGCCGACCTTGACACGTTTGGGATTGTTGCCGCGTTTCCGCCTGCGTAAGGCTCACGAAGGTGTTAGCCGGATTATGACGCTGATGATTCCGACCTTGTTTGGTTCATCAGTGGCGCAGTTGAATTTGCTGATCAATACCTTGCTGGCATCATTTTTGGCGGTGGGCAGTATTTCGTGGTTGTATTATTCCGACCGTTTTGTGGAATTGCCGTTAGCGATTGTCGGGGTGGCGTTGGGGACGGTGATTTTACCCAAATTATCCAGCGATCATGCCAAGGCGGATGCGTCGCAATTTCAGCAAACGATGGATTGGGCCTTGCGGCTGGGGGTGTTGATTTCGCTGCCTGCGACGCTGGGTTTGGTGTTGTTGGCAAAGCCGATTTTGGCAACGGTGATGATGCACGGTGAATTTGCTTGGCGTGATGTGCAAATGTCATCCTTGAGTTTGATGACGTATGCGGTCGGCTTAAGCGGATTTATTCTGGTGAAAGTGTTAGCGCCCGGTTTTTATTCGCGTCAAGATACCAAAACCCCGGTTAAAATCGGCATGATTGCGATTGGGGCGAATATGGCGCTGAATGTGTTGATTGTATTGCCTTGGTATTTTTCGGGTATCGCGGGGGCGCACGCTGGCTTGGCCTTGGCAACCGCCTTAGCGGGATATGTGAATGCGGGTTTGTTGTTCTATCATTTGCGTAAGCAGCAGATTTTTCAACCGACAAAAGGCTGGAGGGTCTTTTTGCTGAAAATCGGTGCAGCTTGCTTAGCGATGACGGCGTTGGTTTGGCTGGCATCTCCGGCAGATGCATGGTGGCAAACGGCTTCCACATGGTCAAGAATTGGCTGGTTAACGGGGCTGATTGCGCTGGCGTTAAGCAGTTATTTTATGGCGCTGCGGCTGCTGGGAATGCCGTTTAGGCAAATGTTGGGGCGCTGA